The genomic region AAAACGAAGTGTTTTACCGATACTCTGGCCTATGGAATCAATAACACAAGCTTCATGATGTCGTTTGCCGACATCGATACCAACAAAAAACATATCACATACCTCCAAGTGGTCGGTTCCCGCATACCTTTGCGATATACAACCTAGTTTGACATACGAAGATCGGGCGATGCCCTTCAACATCCAGCTCATTCGTAAACTCTCGCAAAGTCGGGGCTACACTCTTTATACCGAGAACAAAGTCTCAAGGAGGATTTCGTAGCACTCCGACTCACACGAGAATATTATCTCAAAACTTGGAGGATACGTGAACAGTTTATATTGGATTGTCTAATATCAATATACTAGGAGGATTTATCTGTGAACAAGTTTATTTTCAATGATTATTTCCGTGATCCTCAGAAAAAAATCGCCAAGCGGATGCTTTTCAAAAGCGATAATGTAATTGCTTTTATTCTGAACATTGCAAAAGGGGCAATACTGCCAGGACACACACATCTAGAATCAACCCTTTTCCTGCAGGTCATAGAGGGTAATGCCAAGGTTGTCACGGATGGCAATGAAACCTTGTTGCAGGTGGGCGAGTTAATGCAGGTTGATGGGCAGGAAAGCATGCAGGTTATAAACATCGGCGAAGATGTTTTGCGCCTTTTGGTCACAATTTCACCAATGGGCTCGGAAGCCTTTGCAACAGATGCAGATATTTAACAAGGACAGAGGGACAGGTATGCTGTCCCTCTGTAATCTGGTTTTATGTGATAAATTGCCGTCAAGAGTATTCATGGTTGATCTAAATTAATACTGAAATTCTGAAGCGTTCGTTTATGCGGGCGTTTTTTGTTTTATCATATTTATTTAGTGATGCGAGAAAATGATGAGATTATATTCTAAGCCATAAAAGGTATAATCAAGAATATAAGTGATGCGGTCACTCATGAAAATGTTGCCTATATTCGCTTGGAATTAGTTCCGGCGAATTTTTTGTTAAGCGGGTTGGCAACACTGTATTATCAATGCTTAGCCTGAGTTTGCTATCTAGTTTAAAAGAGTAATGTCAGGTATCATCTATGACTTTATGTTAGAAATAAAACAAATTAATTGACTTAATCAATCAATTTGTTGACTTAGTCAATTAATCTGTTTATACTAACATATATAGTAAAGAAAAAAGGATGATGGTTTATGATAAAGGAGCTTGAAAAGCGTGCATTAGAAGTTCGAGACTTTAACCGGTTTTATACTAATATAATTGGTCTTATGGACAAGACGATACTTGATAGCCCATACTCACTTGCTGAAGCCAGAGTGTTGCTTGAAATTGATACCGCCGGTCAGTGTACGGCCAGTGATTTGACAAAATTGTTGCAGATTGACCCAGGGTATTTAAGCCGCATACTGTCCAAATTTACACAAGATAAGTTTGTTATTAAAGACCGGTCATCCGTTGACAGACGTGCCCAGGTGCTAACACTATCTGATAAAGGACGACAAACTATTTATAACCTTTACAATGAGTCAACAATACAAGCCAGTAAGATTCTTGAGAAACTGACGAACGAAGAACAGAAAGAGCTTATTGGTCACATGGTTGCAATGAGAAACATTTTGGATAAGAAGCAGGATAAGACCTATATTATACGTACGCTTAACCCCGGTGAAGCTGGATATATTGCGTATAGACATTGTGTTCTTTACGAAAAGGAATATGGACTTGGTGGAACTTTTGAGCAGTATGTAATGGATGCTCTAACAAAATATCTTAACGAACAGCCTGAAGGCGAAGTTTGGGTAGCAGAAAATATTGGACGAATTGTTGGGTCAATTGCGGCTGTCAGTACTGAGGAAGGGATAGTTCAACTTAGGTGGTTTTTAATAGAACCGGAATATCGTGGTTCAGGATTAGGCCGGCAGTTAATGACAACAGCTATGGAATACTGTAAGCGCAAGAAGTTTAGACAGGTGTATTTGTGGACGTTTCAAGATTTAAAGGCGGCGCGGCATTTATATAAAAGTTTCGGGTTTTCACTAACTGAACAAGCTGAAAGCGATACCTGGAAAAGTGGTGTAGTAGAAGAACGGTGGGACATGGTACTTAATAATTAGTCCTACGTATGTATGAGGATATAATGTAACTGTAAAAGGGCCTACCGGGTATAAGGATTTATATAAATCCTTATACCCGGTAGGCCTTAAACTTGCCATCCTTAATCAGATATCTGGTCTGGGGAGCTACAGTTCATCGCCAGCTTTTAGCTTTGGCGGGCGGAATACCTTGTGGGAAGCTGAAAATATTTTCTGGATCGTAACAGGACTTAACATGGGTGAGCCGTTCGAAGTTACTACCGTAGTAACCCCGGGGCCAGTTTTTGATAGCAAGGTTAGGTGAATTGACGTAAACCCCCCAGGTATAGGAGAGCATCGCCCTGCGGAAATCCTCCCCCCAGCGGATACCTGGCATGGCCCCGTCTGGGGTGTTCCTGTTCCTCCCAACCCATGAAACAGGACGGTGCCCGAGGAGGTGGGCGGCGCGTCGATGAAACGCCGGACTGTACTGATAGCAGCCTCGGGCAACTGACCGTAGATAAACGAATCAGTGCCGCGTTGTAGTGCCTGTCATCCGGCCAAACTATCCGCCCCGTCAGTTGGGGTTCTCTGTAGAGGCGTAGTTCATTGTTTTTGGGCGTATCATTCAACCATCCGGGAAATAATATACATCGCTAATTAGGCGGATTATTCGAAAATTTCCGTATTATTGCGGAAATATATCTGAATAATGGATTATTTCTATTTTTTTTAGATAATGCTATGCTTAAGACAACCCAAATATAAAAAGACGCTATAGCACAAATATTGGGGGTGATAAAAATTAGTAATAAAGAAATGAGTAAAAGAAAGTTACTTGCCGAGTTGTTGAATCGAACGGTTCCCGTTACAATAACAGACTTAGCCAGTCTTATAAATAAGACTGGTAGAACGACAAGAAGTTATTTAGATGAAATTCAAGATGAGTTTAAGAAGTCTGATATTGAAATTGTTAGGAAGACAAATGTTGGGGTTTATATTGATATTGATGATAAAGATAGAGAGAATTTAATAAATACACTTGAGAAGAATAAGGCGAATTCTTTTACTATTGATAATTTTTCATCTAAATATCGGCAAGTATATATTCTAAAAACACTCCTTGAAGCTAAATTTTCTTATACAATTCAGATGTTTGCTGAGGAGCTATATTGCAGTAAAAGTACCATTGTGAATGAACTGGTTTATGTCCAAGAATGGCTGAAAAGATATAATCTTGCATTACAAAGAAGGCAAAATCAAGGATTATGGATAGAAGGAGATGAAAGGGATTATCGAAAGGCGCTAAAAGAGCTGATTGATGATATAAAAGATAAAGAACAACAATTTGAAGATTTAACTGAAACCGAAACAAAGTTGGACTATAGAATCGACATAGTTGATTATGTAAAAATCAAGAATATGTTTTCTAAAATAAATTTGTATACTATTCAACGAATTATTCAACAGGCAGAAAAAAAATTAGGAGTTTATTTTACCGATCAGGCATTCCTTAATTTAATTACCCATATGGCTATTACTATTGAAAGATTAAAAAATCATAAAGCCGTGTCCGGAAATGAAAACTATCTTGAGAGTTTAAAAAAAGAACGGGAATATGCCATTGCAGAATGGGTTGTAAATGAGCTTAGCAAAGAATTTAAAGTGAACTTTCCGGAAGAAGAAATTGGTTATATATCAATCCATATGATAGGAGCAAAAATTCAAGATCACGGTGAAAAGTGTAGCGAAATTATTGAAAAGTATGATGTTAATTTAACAGATGCAGCCAAAAGCATAATTTCATTGTCTTCTGAAATTTTGAATATAGATTTAACCAAAGATGAAGGGCTATTAACCAGATTAGTGTTGCATTTAAGGCCAACAATTATGAGATTAAAATATGGTCTTAGATTGACAAACCCAATACTTTATAAAATAAAAGAAGAATATACAAATATATTTGGAGTTGCTTGGGCTTGTAACAGTATTTTCGAAAGAAATTTTGGTGTATCAATAAATGAAGATGAAGTTGGATATTTAGTACTTCATTTGGCATTAGCAGTTGAAAATATACGAAGCAAGATAAAGACTGTAATTGTCTGCTCAAGCGGAATAGGTACTTCTCAGTTGGTAGCCTCAAAACTGGTTAGAAAATTTGATAATCTTGAAATAACACATATACTGCCCTATAATCGGTTAAATCAAAAAATAATAGATGAAGCAGATTTAATCGTTACAACAATAAAAAATATTTGTAATAGTAAAAAAATAGTATATGTATCAACGCTTGTTAATGAAAATGATTATATTAACATCGCAGATGCGATTGAAAAGAGAAAGAAAAGGCAAATGGATGATATTCCTCTTTCAGATTTCGAAGTAAATAAAGAATCAGATGTTGATGAATGTAAAGAAAAGATTTTTGAAAAAGAGTTATGTTTTTTAGATAATGATATTTCTGATTTTTTTCAAGCTATAAACTATTATGGTAAATTAATGGAGAAAATGGGTTACGCCAAAATTGGTTTTCATGAGGATATTTTAAATAGGGAAAAAATAGGATCAACATACATTGGAAAAGGCATAGCGATACCCCATTCTAAAGATGTATTTGTAAATAAATCAAGGGTATGTGTAGTGAAGTTTAAAAATCCCGTAGTCTGGAAAGAAAATGAGTTGGATATTATTTTTATCCTATGCTTAAAATTTAATGATGTTAATAATACGAAAAAATTTTTTAAAAAATTCTATTCTATATTTGAAGATAATGAAATGATAAACAAAATTAAAAATGCTCAGAGTATAAATGATGTAAATTTTTTATTCGACTAGGAGGGGAGAAAATGGAACAAATAATAACAAAGGATTTACTTATATTGGACTTAGCTTCTTCTACTAAAGAAGATGTAATTAAAGACATGGCAAAAGTTATCGAATCCGAGGACCGGTTGGATAATTTAGAAGGTTACTTGGAACAAGTGTTTAAAAGGGAAGAAACTTTTCCTACCTCAGTTGGTTTCGAGGTTGCTATTCCACATGGCAAGACTGATGCCGTTAAATGGCCTACCGTTGCTTTTTCCCGATTGAAAAATGAGGTTAAGTGGAGTAACGAAGAGAGTGTTAAATATGTATTTCTAATTGCAGTGCCGGAAAAGGAAGCCGGAAATATGCATTTGCAAATTATCGCACAACTTTCTAGAAAAATAATGAGGGAAGAATTCAGAGAACAACTGAAGAATGCGTCAGAGGCAGATGAACTTCTGAAGATATTGACAATGTAAATTTAATGTATATAGTTCAATTAATTATGGGTTTTATCTATGCTATATAAAATATATTAAGGGGGAAAAAGAATGGATGATTTAAAAGGTTTATTCAAAAACACAAGGCAACATTTGATGTCGGGGGTATCGTACATGATTCCCTTCGTTGTTGCAGGCGGTGTACTGCTAGCGCTTTCAGTTCTATTATTTGGTTCAGCATCTGTACCTCCAGAAGGAACAAGACTTAATGACTTATTTAATATCGGCGCAGCTGGTTTGGGACTTATGGTACCAATCCTTGCAGGTTTTATAGCATTTTCAATGGCAGATAGGCCTGGTATTGCACCGGGAGCTATTGGTGGTTTCCTTGCCAATAAAATTGGTGCAGGTTTTTTAGGCGGGATAGTGGCAGGTATACTGGCAGGAGTCATTGTATTTTATTTAAAGAAGATTAAAGTTCCGACAATCATGCGTTCCGTTATGCCGATATTTGTTATTCCATTAGTGGGTACGTTCATAGTTGGCGGACTTATGATGTGGGCTTTAGGTACTCCAATAGCGGGTTTGATGAGCGGAATGAAGGCTTGGTTAGAGGGATTAGGGACTGGTAACTTAGGTATATTAGGAATAATTGTAGGTTTGATGATTGCTTTTGATATGGGTGGTCCAATAAATAAAGTGGCTTATGGCTTTGGTGTAGCCATGGTTGGTACGATTGATACGGCAACAGGAATGGCATCTCCCATTGCATTAACAATTATGGCGGGGATTGGTGTGGCTATATGTGTACCGCCAATTGGAATGGGGGTTGCTACTTTACTAGCACCAAAGAAGTACACTGCTGAAGAAAGAGAAGCCGGGAAAGCGGCCATATTAATGGGTCTTATCGGAATCACAGAAGGGGCCATACCATTTGCTGCAGCAGATCCCTTAAAGGTCATACCTTCTATCATGGCAGGTTCTGCGGTAGGATCAGTTGCAGCCATGTTATTAGGAGCGGGAAATCCGGCACCCTGGGGCGGATGGATTGTTTTGCCGGTTACTAAAGGCGCAGGTGCTTATATTATTGCTACTCTGGTAGGTGTAGCCGTAACGGCTCTATTGGTAAATATTTTAAAGCGAAAAGTAAATCAAGCTACTAGTAACACTGATACCGGAGATGGTAGTCAGGAAGTTGAGTTAACTTTTGAATAACTGTTAATTGATGATTGCATTTTTTCAATTTAATAACTGACTAAACCGATAAGTTAACTGGGATAAAATGAAAAAAACAAATAAGTAGCTGTGGCAAAGAAAATAAGCTCTCCTTTGCTTATAAATAACAAGGATAGATATTGTTTTCAAAAAAGTAAAGGAGAGCGGCGAAATCAACAAGTTAAGAACTATACATTGATATTACTATATGGAGGTAGATTAAAATGAAAATTTTAGCAGTAACAGCATGTCCTTCAGGAGTTGCCCACACTTATATGGCAGCTGAAGCATTGGAGAAAGCGGCAAAAGTTAAAGGTATTGAAATTAAAGTTGAGACACAAGGTTCTATTGGAATAGAAAATAAAATTACTGCCGCAGATATCAAAGATACAGATGCAGTAATTTTAACGAAAGATATGGGAATTAAGGAAGCTGAAAGGTTTAATGGACTTCCAATTGTCAAAGTTGCAATTAGCGATGTGGTAAAGAAGGCTGAACAAATATTAGACAAAGTTGAAGCGTATATTAATGGAAAGAAACAGGTTTAGATCTGCCGCGATAAATAAAGATAGTTAATTGATTGGAAATTAGAGCGGGGAAAACTAAATTACGTAATCAATTATAGATTTTGCGGTAGTGTTTTAGAGCGTTAGGGGCGGGGCTTTGTACCGTCTGCGCTTTTTTCTTTTTGTAATGAAGTGTTTAATCATCAGTATTACGTATTTATTATTTATAGCAACTTTATATTTGAATCCTCAAGTATTTTGATTATTTCGCTGTCAGGAAGTTCATCTATTATTATACAATCTATGTCGTCCAGAGTTGCAAATTTGTAATTACCATCAAAATGGAACTTGTTGTTTTCCATGACCAAATAACTTTTTTTGCTTGCTTCAATTATTGCTTTTTTTGTAATGCCGTCGTCAATATCAAAAGTTGTTATATTTTTATCAAAGGCATCTACTCCGCAACTGCCAATAAATGATTTATCGAACTTATAGCGGGAAATAAGTTCAATCGTTGCAGCCCCAGTAAAACCTAACAAATTTTTGTTCAGTATACCTCCCGTAGCTACTACAGTAATATTATTTTGAGAACATAATATATTTAATATTTCCAATGTATTTGTAACAACTGTAACTTTTTTGGCACTCCCTGCTAGTAGCTTTGCAAGTAAAATATTTGTTGTAGATAAATCTAAAAATATCGTTTCCCGATCTAAAATAATACCGAAAGCTTTTTCAGCAATAATTGTTTTGGAAGGTACGTTAATTTCTTTTCTGGATCGTATGTCGTAATTATTGGCGGATTCTCTAATCTGAACTGCACCACCATAGGTTCTTTTTAAATGTCCTTGATTTTCCAGGATTTTAAGATCTTTTCTAATACAATCTTCCGTGACACTAAATCTGCTGCTGAGCTCTTTAACTTTAAGTTTCCCTGCAGAGTTAAGGAGGCTAATTATTTCCGATAGACGTTCTTCAGCAAACAAGGTTGTACCCCTTTCTGTTAAAACAAATAATTGAGTTAAAGGCATTTCTAAATGTATTACAAGTAAATCAATATGAGGTTTCAAAGACTATAGTTTTAGTCTTTTCCCGATATATCATTAGCTTGTTGAATAAACTAATTATATTATAGAACAGAACTGTGGACAATAATACAAAATAATAAAAAGTGTGATAAAATTAGTGCTGATACTAGATTTTCGCTTCTACTGGGAAGAGCACCCAGCTCATTAAACAATGCAGTTGCTGAAGAGGCCCGGTTTTTCTAAAGCCTACAAAAGAGTCACGATAAGCAGTCGAGAACCTACTTTAAAAATAGTTCTGGACTGTTTTACTTTACAGGATGTTACCTATTAGCAATTATTCATAACCATTGTCTCCTCAGTCTGTGTTCATAATCATAATGGCTAATACAAGTAAGGAATTTTCATTGCGAAATTCCCCGGACTATTATATAATCAAGATAAAACAATAATAAACAATATAAAATAATTACAAATTAAGGGAGGATATCTATGGAAAAATTAATCCAAACCAAGCGGGTTAGCATTCTAAAGGAAAAAATGATGGCTCAACCAAGGTTTGTATCCATTGAACAAGCCTTAATTATTAAAAAGACATATGAAGAAAATGAAGAGAAACCAGTAATCATCAAAAGGGCACTTGCATTAAAAAATGCATTGCTGCACTTAGATATTGCAGTAGAACCGGAGGAGAAGATTGTAGGGAATCGTACAATCGGGGTGAGGTATGGCGTCGTATTTCCGGAAAGTGGAAGTTCCTGGATTGACCGTGAATTTGAAATCCTTCCAACCAGGCCACAAGATAAATTCAATGTACACAAAGGAGATATTGACAGTTTTAGAAAAACAATTAGACCATATTTCAAGGGTAAATCGTTAGAAGATGTGATTAGGACCCGATACGGGCAGGAAATTGACGAGATTGCCAAGGTAGTAAAAATCAATCAAAAGGATCATGCACAAGGGCATATTTGTCCCAGTTGCCAAAAGTGGTTACAGTATGGGCCGGAGGAATTAAAGCAACAGGCTATTGCAAAATTAGAAAACGCGACCGGCAAACAATATGACTTTTATCAAAGTGTCATTTTAGTAATGGAAGGTGCTCAAGCCTTTATTATGCGATATCATGACCTTCTGGTGGAAAAGGCAAAGCAGGAGATTGATGCCGCTGATAAAGCGAATATGCTTGAGATTGCGGCTATTTGTAAAAATGTAAGTACGAAACCGCCCGGTTCTTTTCATGAGGCAGTACAATCAATCTGGTTCCTCTTTGTAATCCTTCATATGGAATCAAATGCATCTTCTTTTTCACCGGGAAGAATGGATAGCTTCTTATATCCGTATTATAAAAAGGATATAGAAGGCGGTAAAATTGATAAACAGAAGGCATTAGAAATCATAGAATGCATTTGGTTAAAGTTCAATCAGATTGTTTATTTGAGAAACTCCCATAGCGCTAAATATTTTGCAGGGTTTCCCATTGGTTTTAATATTGCAATTGGCGGCCAAGATGAAAACGGTAATGACTTTTTTAATGAATTATCTTTTCTATTTCTAAAAGCTCAGGAGCATTTGGGCTTGCCACAACCCAACTTGTCAGTAAGGCTTCATAAGGGAACCAATGAGCTTTTGTTAAAAGAAGCAATAAAAGTAGTTGCTAAAGGCAGTGGAATGCCACAGTTTTTTAATGACGAAGCTATTATTTCTTCCATGATGAATCTAGGTGTGACCGGAAAAGATGCCAGAGATTATGCTATTGTAGGTTGCGTTGAGCTTACTACCCAGGGAAATAACCTTGGTTGGAGTGATGCCGCAATGTTTAATTTAAATAAGGTTTTGGAATTAACTTTAAACAATGGGAAGTGTTTGGTAACTGGGAATAATATTGGACCTGATGGGGGAAATCTAACGGACTATAATACTTTTGCAGACTTGGAAGATGCTTTTGCCAAAAACATAAACTATTTTATAGAAAAAATGATTTTGGCTTGTGAGCAAGTGGAAAAAGCGCATATAGATATTCTCCCTTCCCCGTTTTTGTCGGCAGTTATTGATAACTGCCTAGAGAAGGGTATGGATGTGACTGCCGGGGGAGCGGTATATAATTTCTCTGGTATTCAAATGATTCAAATCGCTAATTTAGCCGATAGTTTGGCAGCCATTAAGCTTTTAGTATATGAGGAAAAACGAATTTTAAAAGAAGAGTTATTAAAAGCCTTACAATGCAACTTTGAAGGTTATGAAGTTATTCGTACCATGCTGCTTAAACGTGCACCTAAGTATGGAAATGATATTGCTTACGTTGACGAGCTTGGCGCAAAATGGGCAAGATTCTTTAGTGAAAAATTAAGTCATTATACCAATTATCGGGGGGGAAGATATCATACGGGAATGTATACCGTTTCCGCCCATGTACCGATGGGTGAAAATGTGGGAGCCTCAGCAGACGGAAGATATGCGGCAACTCCTTTGGCCGATGGCGGTATGTCTCCTGTATATGGAAGAGATATTGCTGGGCCAACAGCTGTATTAAAATCAGTTTCTCTATTGGATAATTATTTAACTACCAATGGAGGACTGTTGAATATGAAATTTTTACCGGAATTCTTTAAAACGGAAAATAATATTGATAAGTTTGCAAAGTTTTTGAGAGCCTTTGTAGATCTGGAGATACCACATATCCAGTTCAATGTACTAAGGAAAGAAGATTTGCTTGCAGCACAAAAAGATCCTGAAAAATATAGAAATTTAACTGTGAGAGTGGCAGGTTATACTGCTTACTTTACGGAACTGGCAGGTGAACTACAGAATGAAATTATTGCCAGAACAAGTTATGGAGACTTATGATACAAAAAAAATAAAGGGCAGTGTATTTGATATTCGAAGGTTTTCTACCCATGACGGTGCCGGAATTCGAACAACTATTTTTTTAAAAGGATGTCCGTTGCGGTGTGTTTGGTGTCATAATCCGGAAGGTCTTTCGCTAAAGCCACGGCTTATGTATTTGGAAAATCAGTGTATCCATTGCGGAACCTGTACCAAAGTATGTAAAGGCAATTCCATTATTTTAAAAGAAGGCAGGCTTCATATTGACAGAACGGTTACAGATGAGTGGGAAGATCCGATTGATGCCTGTCCGGCGGCCTGTTTAACCATGGATTGCAAATCATATACGGTAGAACAATTAGTAGAAGTGGGTTTAAAAGATGCAGCTTTTTTCCGGCATGGCGGAGGGATAACCTTATCGGGAGGAGAGCCGCTTTTACAAGAAAACTTTGCAATTGCATTGTTAAAAGCGTTTCACGAAGCCGGGGTTGACACTGCAATGGAGACTTCGCTTTATGTAGACCGGGAGACAGTTGCAAAGGCGCTCCGCTATTTAGATACGATCTATGCGGATTTTAAAGTATTTGATAGCCAAAAACATAAAGAATTAACTAAAGTGACAAATGACAAGATTAAGGACAATATAAAATTCATTTTGGAGTCGAACAAAAGGGATCAAGTAATTATTAGAACACCACTTATTCCAACCATGACAGCTGAGCAAGAAAACATTTTTTCTATAGCAAAATTTATTACAAATATTTATCCTGAGGTAAAATATGAATTGTTGAACTATAACCCTTTAGCGCAGGCAAAATATAGCTTAGTGGAAATGGAATATTGCTTTGAAGAAAACCCAAGAATGTACACTGAAGATGAAATGAATGAATTTAGAGAAGTGGCAAAAAAGGCAGGAATTAAGAATCTCATCATTGAGGTTTAAGTTAAAGTATTTTGCGGCTATTAAAGTGGAAATGGCAGTCTGGTAAAATGGATTTAATTACCCTGTAGTATGCAAACAGTGTGGCAACGCTGGTAACCTCATAAGTATTAACAAAAAAATCCGCCCGAATCGGCGGAAGAAGATGGTTTATAGAAATTTAATGGTCATATCACGAAAATATTTCATTTTTGTCTTGATTGGGTCTTTGATGAAGTTTGGTTCGTCCTGTATGATTTTTTCCATAGTGCTTTTTTCTAAGATCACATAGGGCCGGATAATCCCAAAAGGCGTGTGGAGTTCTGCGGAGAGGCCAGTTTCAATGTGAGAAATGCTTGCTCCATCCAGATGAAAGGTATATTCACCCAATAGCTTTTCGTTTTCTGTGATGCGCACGCCCACATGGTTCTGTTTCCCGGCCAAAAACGAGTTTACTACCGAGTAAAGCGCCTGATGATTCTGTTTAAACGCTTCAAAGGTGCGCTTGTAGAACGGCGTCAGTTCTTCATGGATAAATTTATCGGTCTCACTCATAGTTCATCCTCCTAATTCTTTTAAGGGGGCATTCGATTGGCTTTCCCCAAAATGACGGGGTAGCGGATATATTGGTATTCCAGTACACGCAAGAAGAATATGATTTGCCATTTCTCGCGGAAGAGCAAGTTATCAAATGCCCAGTGATTTTTTGTACGCAGTGCCATCCTTGAATACCGTGCCGACAACCTTGCCTAATTCAAAATATGAGGGATACATCATGATCATTGGATTTATTTTTACAGGATCGATCTGCCCGTCCGTCAAGCCTTTTTCATCTGCATAAACAGCTACTATTTCGCCCAGAAACATCAAGAACCCCGATAGTGTAATCGTTTGGGTTACTTTGCAAAGTATATTGATTGGGCACTCTTGGATCATTGGCGCTCTGCCGGCCTCATCGTAAAACGGGATGAACAATTCGGATTTATCCGTTGTTTTCCCTGATACCAC from Propionispora vibrioides harbors:
- a CDS encoding cupin domain-containing protein, producing the protein MNKFIFNDYFRDPQKKIAKRMLFKSDNVIAFILNIAKGAILPGHTHLESTLFLQVIEGNAKVVTDGNETLLQVGELMQVDGQESMQVINIGEDVLRLLVTISPMGSEAFATDADI
- a CDS encoding bifunctional helix-turn-helix transcriptional regulator/GNAT family N-acetyltransferase; its protein translation is MIKELEKRALEVRDFNRFYTNIIGLMDKTILDSPYSLAEARVLLEIDTAGQCTASDLTKLLQIDPGYLSRILSKFTQDKFVIKDRSSVDRRAQVLTLSDKGRQTIYNLYNESTIQASKILEKLTNEEQKELIGHMVAMRNILDKKQDKTYIIRTLNPGEAGYIAYRHCVLYEKEYGLGGTFEQYVMDALTKYLNEQPEGEVWVAENIGRIVGSIAAVSTEEGIVQLRWFLIEPEYRGSGLGRQLMTTAMEYCKRKKFRQVYLWTFQDLKAARHLYKSFGFSLTEQAESDTWKSGVVEERWDMVLNN
- a CDS encoding BBE domain-containing protein, producing the protein MPGIRWGEDFRRAMLSYTWGVYVNSPNLAIKNWPRGYYGSNFERLTHVKSCYDPENIFSFPQGIPPAKAKSWR
- a CDS encoding BglG family transcription antiterminator encodes the protein MIKISNKEMSKRKLLAELLNRTVPVTITDLASLINKTGRTTRSYLDEIQDEFKKSDIEIVRKTNVGVYIDIDDKDRENLINTLEKNKANSFTIDNFSSKYRQVYILKTLLEAKFSYTIQMFAEELYCSKSTIVNELVYVQEWLKRYNLALQRRQNQGLWIEGDERDYRKALKELIDDIKDKEQQFEDLTETETKLDYRIDIVDYVKIKNMFSKINLYTIQRIIQQAEKKLGVYFTDQAFLNLITHMAITIERLKNHKAVSGNENYLESLKKEREYAIAEWVVNELSKEFKVNFPEEEIGYISIHMIGAKIQDHGEKCSEIIEKYDVNLTDAAKSIISLSSEILNIDLTKDEGLLTRLVLHLRPTIMRLKYGLRLTNPILYKIKEEYTNIFGVAWACNSIFERNFGVSINEDEVGYLVLHLALAVENIRSKIKTVIVCSSGIGTSQLVASKLVRKFDNLEITHILPYNRLNQKIIDEADLIVTTIKNICNSKKIVYVSTLVNENDYINIADAIEKRKKRQMDDIPLSDFEVNKESDVDECKEKIFEKELCFLDNDISDFFQAINYYGKLMEKMGYAKIGFHEDILNREKIGSTYIGKGIAIPHSKDVFVNKSRVCVVKFKNPVVWKENELDIIFILCLKFNDVNNTKKFFKKFYSIFEDNEMINKIKNAQSINDVNFLFD
- a CDS encoding PTS sugar transporter subunit IIA, whose protein sequence is MEQIITKDLLILDLASSTKEDVIKDMAKVIESEDRLDNLEGYLEQVFKREETFPTSVGFEVAIPHGKTDAVKWPTVAFSRLKNEVKWSNEESVKYVFLIAVPEKEAGNMHLQIIAQLSRKIMREEFREQLKNASEADELLKILTM
- a CDS encoding PTS fructose transporter subunit EIIC, which produces MDDLKGLFKNTRQHLMSGVSYMIPFVVAGGVLLALSVLLFGSASVPPEGTRLNDLFNIGAAGLGLMVPILAGFIAFSMADRPGIAPGAIGGFLANKIGAGFLGGIVAGILAGVIVFYLKKIKVPTIMRSVMPIFVIPLVGTFIVGGLMMWALGTPIAGLMSGMKAWLEGLGTGNLGILGIIVGLMIAFDMGGPINKVAYGFGVAMVGTIDTATGMASPIALTIMAGIGVAICVPPIGMGVATLLAPKKYTAEEREAGKAAILMGLIGITEGAIPFAAADPLKVIPSIMAGSAVGSVAAMLLGAGNPAPWGGWIVLPVTKGAGAYIIATLVGVAVTALLVNILKRKVNQATSNTDTGDGSQEVELTFE
- a CDS encoding PTS fructose-like transporter subunit IIB codes for the protein MKILAVTACPSGVAHTYMAAEALEKAAKVKGIEIKVETQGSIGIENKITAADIKDTDAVILTKDMGIKEAERFNGLPIVKVAISDVVKKAEQILDKVEAYINGKKQV
- a CDS encoding DeoR/GlpR family DNA-binding transcription regulator, coding for MFAEERLSEIISLLNSAGKLKVKELSSRFSVTEDCIRKDLKILENQGHLKRTYGGAVQIRESANNYDIRSRKEINVPSKTIIAEKAFGIILDRETIFLDLSTTNILLAKLLAGSAKKVTVVTNTLEILNILCSQNNITVVATGGILNKNLLGFTGAATIELISRYKFDKSFIGSCGVDAFDKNITTFDIDDGITKKAIIEASKKSYLVMENNKFHFDGNYKFATLDDIDCIIIDELPDSEIIKILEDSNIKLL